The Cellulophaga lytica DSM 7489 nucleotide sequence TAGTTCTCGCCTACTTACGAATCCCGAAGCGTCGGGACTAGCGGATTTTCTATTCGGTTTTTATTTGCTAAATTTAGTGCTTAAACCACGCAACAAACCATATGCAAACACGTTAGCCACAAGCTGAATGAACCAACTGAAAGCCAAAATAAAATACCTGAAATCATTTCTAAAATCGGAATGGGATTTTAATGATTATCCATTAGAAACGTGGAAAAATCCGAATTCGGAACAAAACAATTTGGAATATGGAGCAAAATTTACGAATTGGTGGAGTTTAGTCGCTCACGGAGAAACGGAAAATAAAGCTGTTGAAAATCTAAAAAAGCACCTTACTGATTTTAAGAATAATAATACGGAAATTCCAAGACCTGGAGCAAATGTTCCATTAGAATATACCGAGAGTGACCGAATTGAAAAAAACGAACATATCGCAGTCGAATTTTTTGACAAAATAATCGGAATTAATTTCTACGACTGTTTTATATCTGACTTGAGTTCATTGCACGATTTTGATTTAGTCAATGAACAAACTTTAGAAAAAATTGAATCTGTATTTGGAATAGTTCCTAGAGACAAAGACTATTTCTTATCCGATATTTTCGAACAAATAAATGAAAAAGCCAGTGGCTAACACCGTGTAAAAAACATAGCTAATAATTACTAAACCAAAAGGTTTTGTATATTTAGTAAGTCCGCCAAATTTTTTATTTGGCTTTTGAAAAGAGAAAAATTAAAAACAAAATATAATCCCGAGGCTTCGGGACGGCTCTGTGTTAACCCGAAAAGTTAGCGTCTTTTTATACGCAACTAATTAAGAAAATTGAATCTTATAGAAAAGAAACTTTGATGAAAAAAATTATATTACTTGTGATAATAGGACTTTCAATTTTTGCTTGTGCAGATGACAATGAATGTTGTGTAAACGTTGATATTGGAATTGATATAAAATACTTAAATGCGGAAGGCGATAACTTATTTGAAATAGATAATGGTTATAACGAAACGAGCATTACCATTTACCATAAGATAAACGGAGAATGGAACAAATATTATAAAAGTAATTTAGACTCCCCAAAAGGAATTAAGGTTGTTAAAGGAGAAAACGGAAAAGTTTTAAATATTTCACCAAGTACAACGTTGGACGCAAACAACCTCTCAGAAACTAAAATTGAATTTTCTGACTCTGATTTCGATATTATAAAAACAGAAATTGACAAAAACAGTTCTAATACAATTGTAACAAAAGTATGGTATAATGGAAATTTAAAATGGGAAGCTAATAATAGCGAAAGAATGTTTGAAATAATTAAATAAAAACAGTTTACAGCTATGCGTATAATTCATTGCTAGTATACGCCTACTTACAAATCCCGAAGCTTTTAGACTAGCAGACTTTTTATTCTGTTTTTATTTTCTAAATTAGGTGCTTAAGCCACGCACTAACTATATACAAATACATTATACATCATTTAAGCACAACATTAAAAATTAGAATTATTATTTGATGGAAGAAAAGTTAGTGATGAGTATAGCAGAAAAGTGGAGTGTTAATCCAACAAAACTATTGGAACGGACATACATAAAAAATGAGTTAGGATTGGTAGGGAAATAAATACTACAGCTAAATGAAACAGTACAGTTTAAATGAAAAGATAATAGTACTTAAGGCAAAAAAAAGCCCACTCTTTATTAGAGTTGTTATGTTCTTTTTTGCTTTTACATCATTTCTTATACCATTAGTAGCTACTATTATGTCAATTGCAATTGGAAAAGGATTACAGATAGGGTACTTTATTGGTTTATTCTTATTTGGACTTATAGGGTTTAGACTTTTAAAAATAGCTCTTTGGAATACTTATGGTAAAGAGACTATAATCTGGAATTCATCAACATTAAAATACGAAGCAAATTTTGGATGGTTTAAGGATCAAACAAAAACTATAAAATTAAATAATATAGATTTTTTTATAAATAAAATAGGATACGCAGAAGAAAAAATAGGAACATTGGTTATAGGGGATGAAAATAAAAAAATAGAATCAGCTATTAAAATACCAACAGTTCAGATTGAGGAATTGATAGTGAAATTAAAAGAGATAGAACAAACTGGTGTATAACAATAATTAAGGCAAATTAGTTTATTATGCAAGCAATGATTATTCAAAAAAACGGATGAAAAAACAAACATTCCTTCTCCTTTTTATTATTCTAATGTTACAAAGTTATATTGTAAAATCTCAGCAAGCATTTGTAACTCCCTCAAGTTATATAGATAGTATTTTTAGTGCTGTAGAAAATAATGATTTTGAAAAATTTAGAAGACAGTTTGATTCTAGTGAATTAAAAAGGATTAACCACTTGAAGAAAACACAAAAGGGAAGTAAAATGCTTGAGAATTTTATTCTTTATGTAAATAATCAAGAAAAGATAATAGCAAAGAATTATAAGGATATAAGCGATACTATAAAAAAGTATAATCTAAAACTTGATAATCAATATTATAATACATTTAAATATTATATAAAACCAAATGCAAATAATGAACCAGATGAGAGAACAGCTAACGTAAGTTTTAATTTCTTAAAAGATTCTTTATTGATTACCATTTCTCCCTATTACTATAAATTGAATAGATATAATAACCAGTGGGTTTCTAAAAATAAACTAGAATTAGAAAATTATAAACTAAGTAAAATTTCTTCTCAAAAAACATACTTTATTAATGAGTTAAATGAAGACTTTTATACTTATGGCGTCAAAATTTTTAATATAATTAAGAATAAAGATTTCAAAAAATTAAGTAAAGAATACCCTCAGGAAAAAGAATATGATTTATTAGATGCTCCAATGAGGTCTGCAAGAGAACTTTCTAATTATTTACGGGAAAATAAGGCTAAATTAAATAAGGGTTTTTATAAGTTAGAAATTTTAGAGTCAATTATACCTGAAAAAACACAGGTTAGATGGTACAAAAAACAATACAGATATGAGGCTAATATGGAGATAAGGTTATTTGTGAAAACTAGTAAAGGAGATAGGTATTTAAATATAATTTGTTTGCCTACAAAAAATAGGATAATGCTTTATAACATAGATACAGATCTAGATTTACCTTAATCATAATTAAGTACAAGAGTAACAAATGGAATTTACACAAAAAAATATACAATACCAATAGTACTTATTTTTTGGATTTTATATGTTTTACAAACCTGAAATTTGTTTTTTAATTCTTGGTTCTTTACTTATACTAATAGGAATTAAATCTTGGGCTGTTATAATGGGTATTAAAAAAACGGAATTGAATGCATAGGTAAAGCCCTATTCTATGGCGCTGATAAAGAGGGGATGTAGAATACTTGCAATTGAATTTAAAACTAGAAATGGACAACAGGTAAAGAAAAAAGCCATACAGTTATGCATCAACCAATTTAAGTAAAATTAAATATTACAAAGACAAAATTAAAGTGCCTGTACCTGTCTTGTATAATAAAAATAATCACCTCAATTTTGATGGAAGAAAAGTTAAGAGATCATATTCAAAATTTAATACCTCTTACAGATGATGAGTTTTCATTTATTCTATCGCATTTTTCATTTGAAAAATATAAAAAAAATGATTTTCTTATTCAAGTAGAAGATAATGTAAAGTATTGTTATTTTGTTGTTTCGGGACTTTTAAAATTAGTTTACGATGACACAAATGGGAAACAGCATATTGTTTCATTTGCAATGGAAGACTGGTGGGAAAGTGACTTTTCAGCTTATTTTACACAAACTAAAGCTAAAATGTCATTACAGTGTATTGAGGACACTATGGTATTTTCTTTAAGCTTTAAAAATTATCAAAAACTATTATCTCAATTACCCAAAATGGAGCGTTTTTTTCTCCAAAAATCTAACGCAGGATACATTTCTTCACAAAATAGAATTTTATCTTTTTTAACTTCAAATGCTCAGCAAAGGTATAAACAGTTACTTAAACAATATCCTCAACTATTTCAGCGAGTTCCCAAAACTCTTTTAGCTTCATATTTAGGTGTTTCACGTGAGACACTTAGTCGGCTTTCTTCTTAATGTATTTAGTCTCTTTAAAATTGTGATGTTTATCACGCTCTAACAGTACTCTAGTTTAGAAGTTTGTAGTGTACAAAATAAAACTACAATTATGAGAAATAAAATAGTAGCAATTATATTATTAATTACTGTTTCTGCATTAGCACAAAATAAAAAAGAAGAAAAAATGGAAAAAAGAATAATTAATCCTTGGAAATGGCAGAACGAAAGAAGTTATGCACAAGCAATTGAAGTAAGAAAACCAGAAGGAACTTTGTATGTTTCTGGGCAAACAGCAATAGATGCTGATGGAAAATCTAGCACTGCAGATATGCAAACTCAATTACTTAAATCTATAGAAAATTTAGAAAAAGTGATAACGGAAGCCGGTTATGAATGTAAAAATATTGTGAGATTAAACATTTATACAACTTCATCTGAAGAGCTTTTTACCTGTTTTGATATTTTCCAGAATTGGATTAAGAAACATAACATAAAGCAAGCAAGTACACTATTAGAAGTTAAAAGTCTTTTTGAAACTTTAAAAATAGAATTAGAAGTTACCGTGGTAAAATAATATTGGATTAAGGTACTAAAATCATA carries:
- a CDS encoding Crp/Fnr family transcriptional regulator produces the protein MEEKLRDHIQNLIPLTDDEFSFILSHFSFEKYKKNDFLIQVEDNVKYCYFVVSGLLKLVYDDTNGKQHIVSFAMEDWWESDFSAYFTQTKAKMSLQCIEDTMVFSLSFKNYQKLLSQLPKMERFFLQKSNAGYISSQNRILSFLTSNAQQRYKQLLKQYPQLFQRVPKTLLASYLGVSRETLSRLSS
- a CDS encoding RidA family protein, which encodes MEKRIINPWKWQNERSYAQAIEVRKPEGTLYVSGQTAIDADGKSSTADMQTQLLKSIENLEKVITEAGYECKNIVRLNIYTTSSEELFTCFDIFQNWIKKHNIKQASTLLEVKSLFETLKIELEVTVVK